The genomic window CACCTACCTGACCCAGGACCCATTCCTAGACGTTGCAGAGGACCCATTCCATTTGCCAGGTGAGTACTGGGTCCGAAGAACCGAATTCACGTTTTTTACCTTAAAACTTGAAAGTAGAGGAATTTTCATCTTAGAATTTAAGTATACGCAGTCTAAGATCACTCCCAGGCCCAGGGAAATGTACCTAAGAAATTAGGTACAACGTTTTCATCTCTATTATACTTTTGCACTTTAAATTCATAGattttattctgttatttttctgatGCCATATGCAGAAAACTGCTGAATTTCTGGTGAGGAAGCCCTTGGGAAATCTTGTCGTGGAATGTGAAAGTTGATCTCTCtacaaaaattttagatttttgctTGTGTTGTTAGAGTTGACAgaccgaaaaacgtcaccaatagacacgtctcttatgcaaacagcaaggggaagctttattgattatccagcatgctggggctgtctgttcatacaagagcagagcagccccgaataaccaaaggttagggtttataaaggcaaaaaccgcaaaaccgggaaggggggaatacatggatGCTATGCACAGTTGCTATACATAGTTGCTAAggtcaaaagagagtacataaaatcaaaagagagtatatggttactggggtcaacataacctaaaacctaagtgaaattaatattcatcataatcttgacaataccagttacaatcttacaattagcaattaggacttcacattaatgtaagacacagacaaatcacatcttcattattagcccaggtaacccaggtgcaacctttctacttttaagcttgagcaatcatgctagggggtatTTGTTCTCGGCCAAGgatgatgtagtgcactgctattgtccgactatttgaatcatagtttcagaccagagtctcatggtggggaggtgctttctcagaatggtgtctcaagtgctccaaaatggagtccctactgtcaaggtgctacttcactctgtcttattttcacagctgtaccaggaaggtttaaacctgtaagcttaagcttaactttttacacccgcacacatatacaattttaactcttcagtgtGTTTATCATGGAATAGcattttggaatatatttttaatattttgtagaaattacatttatgttataaaattttaatatgcaCATTTAAAAGCATACGGtgttggggatggtgctgtggcacaacgagttaacaccctggcctgaagcactggcatcccatatgcgtgccagttcgagtcccggctgctccacttccaatccagctctctgttatgatttgggaaagcagtggaagatggcctaattccttgggcccctgcttccacgggggacctggaggaggctcctggcttcggataggtgcagctccgaccattgcagtcaaatggggagtgaactattggatgtagacctctctctctctctctctctctctgcgcctctctctgtctttcctctctctgtacctctgactttcaaataaattaattaatctttaaaaaaataaaaatgaaaacatatgatgAGGggggccagcagcccatatggacaatgtttctagtcccagctgctccacttccaatccacctctctactatctctgggaaaagcagtggaaggtggcccagtgcttaggcccctgtctccacatgggagaaccagaagaagctcctggctcctggcttcagatcagcccagctgtggtcattgcggctatttggggagtgaaccagcagatggaagaccattctctcagtctctccctctctctgtctgtaactctacctctcaaataagcaataaatgaaatcttaaaaaaatatagaaactgaTATTCCACATTCTACCATCCCTCCTGCCCGCTCTCcaactcttctttctcctccatctaCTGTTctgactcttaatttttacaaacatctgttttcagtttacttaatgatcatgagGGCAACCCTaaactaggtaaagagttcaagaaagagcatttttgttttgacaggcagagttactgagagagagagagagagagagacagagggaaaggctgtcattccgttggttcacccaccaaattgcgattatggctggtgtgctgcactgatctgaagccaggagccaggtacttcctcctggtctcccatgcaggtgcagggcccaagaacttgggccatccttcgcttccctcctgggccacagcagagagctggcctggaacaggagcaaccgggactagaaaccgcagtgctggagccacaggtggaagattagccaagtgagccgtggggcACGCCAAGaaatagtattaagtaaaacactCTTTCTCAgcaggagacaagggctgtaaacagtcatcaaatctcaaaatgtgcatttaattccaatacattacctttatggtactgtattagttactcAGGATCAGGGAAGAAATTTTGAAAAGCCATTTCTGTATAATACTCTTATATGTGGGATGACGATCCTTCCCTCTTCTATCTGATATGATAATTATGCCCTAACAGTCTTTGAACATATAACTCTTTGTGAGtcattcattattatttaaagctatttatttatctttaaagatacatttatgggatagtcagagttagagactgagagagggcttccatttgctggtttactctttttaatttttttattttcgaaagttttaaataattatatatttcataggtacagtttgtggattatagcagtttttcacCCCATACCCACCCTACCACCTCCAAAGTGCACCAccgcctactccctctcccatcccattcttcataaagattccgtttgaattatctttatatacagaaggtcaactctgTATTGAATAAAGTTTTCAACAGCTCATACCCTCATAGacataaaatataaagtacttttttacttggttttctcttcaaatggccacatcaaccaggcctgagccatgccaaagacaggaaccaggtgcctcatccaggtttcccacaagggtactGGGGCACAGCGACttgagcaaggagctgaatcagaagtgagacatcagggactagaactggcatccatgtggaatATTTGCTTTTCAGGTAGTGAGTTAACTCGCTGTAACACAATCTTGATCCCTTCTAAAAGATATTTgcaattcttttttaataagctatttatttatatttgaaagacagacagagagagagagagagatgttccatccattgttccactacccaaatggcagcaaagtcCTGAGCTGAGCGCTTGCAAAGCCAGGGCCACGAGGTGCTTTTGgttatcccacatggatgtagagccccaaacacttgggccaccttccactgttttcccaggtcatagcagagaggtggatgtgaagtgaagcagccggggcttgaacctgcacccatttgggatgctgacgttgcagacagcggcttaactcgctatgccacagctcctgccccagttTTCTGCAATTCTAAAGTTGTCTCACTTCCCCATAAATCCATTAGTGTTATTAGGAAATTAGAGGATAGTTGACTACTTAGAACTGCCATAATAAAGATTGCAATTAACACAAGATTCtctcagagctggcattgtggaccATTGGGTTAAACTGTCTCATTAGATGTCAACATGCAGTATAccctgccagttcaagtcccagctgcttcaagtCCTGTCCAGCCTCCCACTAATGAGCATCTTAAGGCAGCAAAAATTGCTACAAATACCTGGAACAACTGCATGGAgttacagctcctggcttcggccttgcctTGTCCCAcgaattgcagccatttgaggagtgaaccactaaatggatgatttctccctccctccttctctccctctttctctacctccacTCCCTGCACTTTTACCTTCAAATAAATTGACCTAAATAAAACAAAGGTATTTCTACTCTGGATTAAAATGAGTCGATTCTtttatcttcagaaaataaagaagaatatGTTTTCAAacagtcctttttaaaaaattttggacaCTAAATTTGGACACTAATTAGGGCTAATGCAGACTACTTAACCATTAGAGTTATGATCAAAATATATATGTTCACTTAAGACAACGCATGGGTGCAGAGTTTGGATGGTTCCAGAGAGAAATTTCTGTCACGTTAAGAGAGGTTAAATAAACCTCACATTGTTTCATTCCATCTTTTCTATGAATCTAGATTGCTTCCATCTGATTTGAGTTTGGTTGATTAAGAGGTGAGCTATTATATCGAACCCTACCCCAACCACCAAGGACTACTATAAAACTTTCTCACCATCTCATCCTCATATTTCATGACTAAATTAGAGAGATCCTCCCCCACTCCTGAGGCAATTTTCCAGACATTGGAAGGAGGATTGGAAAAATTAGGATaggtttttggtctttttttttttcacagacagtgaagagagagagagagagagacagaaaggtcttccttttgctgttagttcaccctccaatggccaccgcactgcggccagcacactgcactgatccaaaggcaggagccaggtgcttctcctggtctcccatggggtgcagggcccaaggatttgggccatcctccactgcactccctggccacagcagagagctggcctggaagaggggcaacccggacagaatctggcgcccgaccgggactagaacccagtgtgccggcgccgcaaggcggagaattagcctagtgagccgcggcgccagccatggaTAGGTTTTTGATCACTCAGGACTAGCAATTTGGCCCCACATCCACATCCAGGAAATGGGATTGGAAGAAACTGGTATTCTGCTCAGGAGTGGGGTCTGAGTGTGGAAGGGGTCATGAGTCATCAAGCAGGCACACGGTCTCCCAAAGGCTGAGAATCTCCTGTGGAGTCCATTTTTCACTTGCGTTGAAAATGCTTAATATCTTCTGCTttcatgagactatttcagaAAGAAATGTAGCTGTGTCTCCCCTCATATAACCCTTGAGAAATTCTCACCAACCCAGGCCTATGAATGACCTGCTATTTCTTCTTCAGAAACATGGATTCCAGAGTCTGGCATGTCTTCCAGAAGGAGCTCACCTGTCTCATCTGCAAGAAGTACTTCATTGACCCAGTCACCATAGACTGTGGGCACAGCTTTTGCAGGCCTTGTCTGTATCTCTGCTGGCAAGAAACGTCAGATCTTAGTTTGTGCTTGAAATGCAAGAGAGTGACACGCAAGAGAGATTATAAAACAGACATTAGCATCAAGAACCTGGCAGTCCTCGCCAGAAAAGCCAGTCTCCTGCAGTTTCTCAGCTCAGAGGAGCACACGTGTGTGGTGCACAAGGAGACAAAGAAGATCTTCTGCCAAGAGAACAAGAACCTGCTGTGTGTGCTCTGCTCTGACTCTCAGGAGCATCAGGGTCACAGACACCTGTCAGTGGACCGGGCTGCCGAGGAGCACAGAGTAAGTGATGTCTCTGAAGATCCACTCCCCTAAAGGACAAGGGCCTTCTCATGGGTCTGTTTCCTGGGTCATTGCAGGAGTCCTCTCTATGTCCCATTCTGAAGCTCTGTTCTGAGTATTCTCAGGCTCACATGTGACAAATGTCTGACATGAACATGCAAGTACTATGATGTTTTTATTGTCAGTGAGGCAAACTTGCCTCTCCTTGGCAGCCCCAGTTCTTGTTGCAATGTGCATCTTACACTATCCTCTTCACTAGTGTTCAATGAATGATTGTGTCTGTGTCTACAGGAGACCCTCCTGAAGACAATGGAGTGTTTATGGAAAAACCTCTGTGAAAATAGCAGAAACATGAATATGGAAATAATCAAAACCAGATCATGGGAGGTTAGTGTGCTGCCACCTTTACCTTTGCCAAAACTTGAGATGAACATAGGGACAATGTTTAAAATAGGAACTTGATCTGAAATGACAAAGTATCGGATTTCATTCTAAAGAGGGTGAGGTCATAGGAAATGATGTCCTCAGTTACTCCACAGGGAAGTGTGGCCCTTGCCTAGGAGTTCTGGTTGCACCACAGATGTGCTGACTTATCCCCATAATAGGACATTCAGTACCACATATCAACTACAAGAAACGGGGTTGTCTCACAGAGGGTCATGTGTGCTGAGGTGTTGTAAAACCCAGGTAAGTATGACATCTGGGAGGCATGGGACAGTCAAGTCAAGCTTCCTGGCATAGTCAGCTTGCATTTGAATGAAATAGTATTTGGAGGTGGGTAGAAACCTTTCAACAAACACAGCACTGACTCAAATCTGAGGAAACGCTAAAAGGAGTACCCTAAGCAATTAATGTGAATCTTTAACATTATAATGAAATGTGTGTAAATATGATAGGAGATGTAGTTTCAATCTCTTGAAGGATACATAGAAACCTACCAAAATATGGGACTGGTTTGCAACCTAAGTGTAGGACTCAGCCTTTAAGAGAGGAATATAAGTGTGTCTTGGCAGATGGTTTTCTTGGGCGTGTGCTAATTTGAAAGAAGACAAATTCCTTTAACCAAAATGTCATGAGCAGGTATTCTACGCCAAATTGTGACAAAAAATGTGACAGCATGCAAGACTGAAAAAAATCCTTTGCTGAATGAGGCTAAAATCTGAATCAGAGAGGCAAATGGTAAACATCGAAGTAAAATGCATTGTATGTTCGAATGTGGCAAGATTTTAGGGAAACATTTGAGTAAGGAGTTTGTGAAGCAGTACAAGAGAATACAGACTGGAGATGAGAGTATGAGGTTAAATGTCTACATCAGAGAAAGGCTTACAAAAAGATGACACTGAAATAAAGAAGGCCACTGAATGATAAGGCCAGTAAGAGAATTCTTGGTGGAGAAAACTGTCCATGCAGAAGTGTGTCAGTAATGTATATTGGGTGGGGTTGAGGAGCTTGAGAGTCCACAACAAAATCTCTGGGCACAGTGAGTGATGTAGGAGGCTAGAAGTAAATGAGATGAAGTGGTAAAGAGGGTCAGATAGAGAGGAAAGCTTAGGAGGTCAGGTTTATGGGAGAAGTAATTGCATGAGAATGAGTATGCTAGTCTGATGTACTGCACACATAATGGTTTTCCATAACTGGAAGTAAATCTGAGAAACAGTGCTAAGGAATGGATTCCAATCCAGTCACTACTGCCATAAAGGGCATTTTCTACTCATGAGTTTGGTTGCCTTCCGATagatatatatgcatgtatatgtgttgcatgttagaaaatatttatcaaatgaataGATTTATTGGTTTCTCATGAAAAGTTCATGATGAATCATCTGAATGTAATTAATGAAATAACATGATGTTGATCCTCAtacaggagaaaaaaacaagaatgaagtTTTGTAGATGTTGAGAAACAGAAGTGATGGTGGTTATAGGTAATTGATGTGTACGAGACAAAatcaaattcatgagataaagcAGAATAGAGATAAATGGGTTCTTGTTTTGAATAACTGAATGTGATTGCAGGATTATGTCGATTCGAGGAGAGAAGCAATCAGAAATGTATTTCAGAAGATGCCTCTGTATCTCCAGGAGGAGGAGCAACACCATTGGGAGATCCTGTACAAAGAGCACAGGGAAATTTTTGAGCAACTCAATGAAAGTCAAGCCAGAATGGCTCACAAGAGGGAGACTTTAAGAGGAATGTATAAGGAACTGAAGGAAATGTGTCATAAACCAGATGTGGAGCTACTTCAGGTAACAACTGACAAGCCAGGCATCAGCATGTTAGACATTCATACGTAGCTCCTCATTCTCTCTGCTGacatctgcctctccctttccttccagtATTTGTTCCTGACTGCTATTTCCACACTGAAGCTACCTTTTGGAATTTTATGGACCAAAGGTCCCTCAGACATTCTCCACGAGTGCCCAAACTTGTGTAATGGTTATGAAAATCGCTCCAAAGATAATCACCTTACAAACATCAATAAACTATTTTGGCTTTTTGAAAATTCACAAGTAAATAGTTTATTGACAGCTAGGCTAATTCATAACAAGGCTGATGGGGAGATCTGAGGATCTGGGTGTATTGCTGTCATTCTCTGCTCCTGTCCCTTGGGAAGAGGGCCTGGGAAAGACAGCTGCCTCCTTTCTTTATGGCTACAGCAGAGCACACAGCTCTCCTGCCCGCTCTCCCCTTCATTCCCATAGAAAATGTCCTCCACTTTCTGAACTTAAGAGGACTACAATTAATGAAAATGTGATAGGccaggtttttaaaaagaaaaaataggaactGCACCCTGGAAGGAAGACGGTGTGGAAATAATGACGAGAACCATCTCAAATTCCCACCCTGGACACAGGTTTAGAGCTGTCTTGGGAAATTCACtaagcctttttctttttcttctcacaGGCTTTTGGAGACATCCTGCCCAGGTGAGTGTGTACCTGCATTCCCAAAGGGGCTTTCCCAGGGTCTCCCCCAGTAAGCCCTTGGATCCTCTGGAGTGAGAGCAGAGCTTCTTAGGAAACTGACTGAATAGTTTCCTGAATCCTCTTTGCTCCCCACCTGCACATACACATTTTTTGTGGTTGTACCCAAGTGATTTTACTAGGCAGTCTTCATTTCAGTTCTAAAAATCTCCACAGGTGGAAGAGAAGGGCTGGAAGTCCCTAGGAGTGAGATGTCAGATCCCTCCAGGGGCCATCAGTGGCAGCTGAGGCAAGAGAGGGATAGCATATTCCAGCAGTGAGAAAATCCTGCTGTTGTGTTGATCCTGCATTTACGAGTTGACAGCTTTGGGAAGAACACAAAGGAAACCTCCCTCGAATGATTTAGAACACTGTGGGGCAGAGGGTAGCTGTGCTCTGGGACACAGATCTCCCTTATGGGACAAGGTTCACAGCCTTTAGCCACAGAAGGAAGCAGCACACATGCCAGGTTTCAGAGAACCACACATGGCCAGGTAGAGCGTTTTCAGGGAGGTCTGGCAGTTGGACACCAGACTCCCCCTCCTGATTACTCTTTGGAGCATCAGGGATGTAGCATCTACCCAGATTCTTGAGCAATAAGAAGCACTGGACTCAATTCTGATTGACTTTTGTATTCTATTTGGAAATTCAGgagttaaaaatagaattagttaGACAATGTGGTGATTTCTCAAATTCCAGATGGGTTTATTAAGAGTCTGGTTTCTTTTCaatgaaaatgatttcttttggCTCCACTCATGTGAACTTTATCTTGTTCTTGCAGGTGTGAATCCATGCTGCTGCACATGCCCCAGCCTGTGAATCCAGAGCTGAGTGCAGTGCCTATCACTGGACTGATAGAAACCCTCAGATACTTCCAAGGTGAATTTCAGCCCACTGACCGTATTCTTGACGCCCTTGGCTTGTTGTGCAGATCACATAGGTGACCTTTTCCAATTTATTAACTGTTACACACATTTTGGCATGTGAGGGAACCATAGGCTTATGTACATACATCACAGGCTTTTCTATATAGTCAGCTTTTATAATGTGAAGAGGGAAAAAGCTATTGAAAAGTATAAACGTGATCCAAGATCATACTTAGTTATCATATAGAGAAAGGAATGAGGAAGTGTGGGCAGATTGAGCAAATGAAGGTTAGTTATTTAGTGTAAAACATACAAAAGGATCCTTTTGTTCATGATATTtaagctggcttggaagaagaTGCTTCAAAGGTTTCAGAGTTTATTGgaacttattttttatatatataatgggCATAAGAGAGTACATatagaagtttgtggaaaaagaaGTTCATTTTGGAGCAAAGAGTTTTTAAACCCATCCCTAGTTTTTCTACAATTAGCATTTCTCATGAACACTGTGAAAACTGTGAATCTTAAATTTGACATCTTTGAAGCTTAATCTTGTCtgtgtttacatatatatatacacacacatatatatatac from Oryctolagus cuniculus chromosome 1, mOryCun1.1, whole genome shotgun sequence includes these protein-coding regions:
- the LOC100357286 gene encoding LOW QUALITY PROTEIN: tripartite motif-containing protein 51 (The sequence of the model RefSeq protein was modified relative to this genomic sequence to represent the inferred CDS: inserted 1 base in 1 codon; substituted 1 base at 1 genomic stop codon); protein product: MDSRVWHVFQKELTCLICKKYFIDPVTIDCGHSFCRPCLYLCWQETSDLSLCLKCKRVTRKRDYKTDISIKNLAVLARKASLLQFLSSEEHTCVVHKETKKIFCQENKNLLCVLCSDSQEHQGHRHLSVDRAAEEHRETLLKTMECLWKNLCENSRNMNMEIIKTRSWEDYVDSRREAIRNVFQKMPLYLQEEEQHHWEILYKEHREIFEQLNESQARMAHKRETLRGMYKELKEMCHKPDVELLQAFGDILPRCESMLLHMPQPVNPELSAVPITGLIETLRYFQVTVTLDPERFNQHMFLQGDLXSLHIGCFPHDVPXSPGCFVAWGVHTFISGRYYWEVDVGNSCNWAVGVCNGFWKEKYRNTKTFVDEGLFPIACVKEDVHYSFFTTSPLLVQYVARPINHIGLFLDYEARTMSFLDVDHSSLIYTIPSCSFSIHLKPIFSCSHL